A stretch of the Vagococcus xieshaowenii genome encodes the following:
- a CDS encoding TrkH family potassium uptake protein, with amino-acid sequence MINKYIYLIKRQFDRFIANNVTSIQKIVIYYLGFTILAFFLLKMPWFRNPGVHTSSFDDFFMALSTVSVTGLSTYNINEVFNYRGIILLEILFQIGGLGIMMILTFFFIFSKKKISLTQRQLIMTDMNQPKLSGIVKLIRISMSFLIKVQLFFGIIFSIHFYFNESHATIKESIFFGFYQSISAATNSGFDVTGASIIPYKQDTFFLFCTMFLIMIGGIGFPVIMEIRERIFYKKQHRKLPFRFSLFAKIAMFTFITLLIGGTIMIYFLERQHLFADMSEGQRWLNAMFYSVTTRNAGLQMHDLNEFQPATLLLFSILMFIGCSPSSVGGGVRTTTVAILFLYMMSFIKSEENVNIFGRRISSEDIKKSVVVFNLSLTMCFLAVIVLSATESHSLIAIIVEVTSAFGTTGLSLGITDDLTLFGKIVIGILMFVGRVGMLYTLMMFLPKEKQDKAFLYPTEKIIIG; translated from the coding sequence ATGATAAATAAATACATCTATTTAATTAAACGGCAATTTGACCGCTTTATCGCTAACAATGTAACGAGTATTCAAAAAATTGTCATCTACTACTTAGGATTTACGATCCTCGCATTTTTCTTACTGAAAATGCCGTGGTTTAGAAATCCTGGTGTTCATACGTCGTCATTTGATGACTTTTTTATGGCGTTGAGCACTGTGAGTGTAACAGGATTGTCCACCTATAACATTAATGAGGTCTTTAATTACCGAGGTATCATCTTACTAGAAATTCTTTTTCAAATAGGCGGCTTAGGTATTATGATGATATTGACCTTTTTCTTCATATTTTCTAAAAAGAAAATCAGTTTAACCCAACGTCAACTCATTATGACCGATATGAATCAACCTAAGTTAAGTGGAATTGTTAAATTGATTCGTATCAGCATGTCATTTTTAATTAAAGTACAACTATTTTTTGGTATTATTTTTTCTATTCATTTTTATTTTAACGAATCACATGCAACGATAAAAGAGTCGATTTTCTTTGGCTTCTATCAATCGATTTCAGCCGCAACTAACTCAGGGTTTGATGTCACAGGGGCATCCATCATTCCGTATAAACAGGATACTTTCTTTCTATTTTGTACAATGTTTTTAATCATGATTGGTGGTATAGGGTTCCCTGTCATTATGGAAATACGAGAACGTATTTTTTACAAGAAACAACATCGAAAGTTACCTTTTAGGTTCTCACTATTTGCCAAAATAGCGATGTTTACCTTCATCACGTTGCTCATTGGTGGTACCATTATGATTTACTTCTTAGAAAGACAACATTTATTTGCTGATATGAGCGAAGGTCAACGATGGTTGAACGCTATGTTCTACTCTGTTACCACTCGAAATGCTGGTTTACAAATGCATGACTTAAATGAATTCCAGCCAGCTACATTATTATTATTTTCTATTTTAATGTTCATAGGTTGTAGTCCTAGTTCAGTTGGAGGTGGCGTTCGTACGACAACCGTTGCCATTCTTTTCTTATACATGATGTCTTTCATTAAGAGTGAAGAAAACGTTAATATTTTTGGTCGTCGTATTTCAAGTGAAGACATAAAAAAATCTGTCGTGGTATTTAATTTATCATTAACTATGTGCTTTTTAGCTGTTATTGTTCTTTCTGCAACGGAATCTCACTCGTTGATAGCGATTATTGTAGAAGTCACTTCCGCATTTGGAACAACTGGCTTATCATTAGGAATCACTGATGACTTAACGTTATTTGGTAAAATTGTTATTGGTATCTTAATGTTTGTTGGTCGTGTTGGAATGTTATATACACTGATGATGTTCTTACCAAAAGAAAAACAAGACAAAGCATTCTTATACCCTACAGAAAAAATAATAATCGGTTAA